One window of the Nicotiana tabacum cultivar K326 chromosome 4, ASM71507v2, whole genome shotgun sequence genome contains the following:
- the LOC107811819 gene encoding putative protein phosphatase 2C 2: MHLKIFQTCSYNWKMIVVDIQEFLMRFSLVSLVLYFLRRLRKTLRMAIVSPPTPSPSPSPSPSSPPSPSSLPWFGRWLLLEKEKPFSKLEKSKKTRINDPTDENFLKNDSPISNKDQNVDGLIGGGLMMEIPSFSGINEARRSINSRKRPAKLMVPSFVPSLDFGEVGKKFEKTEFEIEGRNYSVACRKGRREVMEDGQGAMLDILRDHNQAFFVVIDGHGGKAAAEFVAENLGKNIVKELERVEKKEGKYIEVAIREGYLFTDQEFINLGQNGGACVASALLKNGELHVANVGDCRAVLSRNGGVAVRLTNDHRLTREDERARVENAGGFVYCHNGVWRVNGSLAVSRAFGDNYLKEWIISEPDVVKLPLTSDCEFLIMASDGLWDKVSDQEAVDVVAKEKSSILACKKLVDISARRGNLDDITVMIINLQSFVGSN, from the exons ATGCATTTGAAAATATTTCAAACCTGCAGCTACAATTGGAAAATGATAGTAGTAGATATTCAAGAATTTCTCATGCGTTTCTCACTAGTTTCTCTCGTTCTATATTTCCTTCGTAGGCTTAGGAAAACCCTTCGCATGGCTATTGTTTCCCCACCAACCCcatctccttctccttctccttctccttcttctcctccttctccATCTTCCCTCCCGTGGTTCGGTCGATGGCTTCTTTTAGAAAAGGAAAAACCCTTTTCGAAgctagaaaaatcaaaaaaaacaagaattaaCGATCCCACGGATGAGAATTTCCTCAAGAATGATTCGCCGATCTCCAATAAGGATCAAAATGTGGATGGATTAATTGGTGGTGGTCTGATGATGGAAATACCGTCTTTTTCGGGTATTAATGAAGCTAGGAGATCTATAAATTCAAGAAAGAGACCTGCAAAGCTTATGGTACCATCATTTGTTCCTTCTTTGGATTTTGGTGAGGTTGGAAAGAAATTTGAGAAGACAGAATTTGAGATTGAAGGAAGAAATTATTCGGTTGCTTGtagaaaaggaagaagagaagtcATGGAAGATGGCCAAGGTGCCATGCTTGATATCTTACGTGACCATAATCAa GCATTTTTTGTTGTGATTGACGGACATGGAGGCAAAGCTGCAGCAGAATTCGTAGCTGAAAATCTAGGGAAAAACATAGTAAAAGAATTAGAACGTGTTGAAAAGAAGGAAGGAAAGTACATAGAAGTTGCCATACGCGAAGGTTACTTGTTCACAGACCAAGAATTTATTAATCTG GGTCAAAATGGTGGAGCTTGTGTAGCTAGTGCACTGTTGAAGAATGGAGAACTCCATGTAGCAAACGTGGGAGATTGTAGAGCAGTTTTGAGTAGGAATGGAGGAGTAGCTGTTAGACTAACAAATGATCATCGTCTCACTAGGGAAGATGAACGTGCCCGAGTCGAAAATGCA GGTGGATTTGTGTATTGTCACAATGGAGTTTGGAGGGTGAATGGATCACTTGCAGTTTCAAGGGCATTTGGAGACAATTACTTAAAGGAATGGATCATTTCTGAGCCAGATGTTGTGAAGCTTCCTTTAACTTCTGATTGTGAATTTCTCATCATGGCTTCTGATGGCTTGTGGGATAAg GTAAGTGACCAAGAAGCAGTAGATGTGGTAgcaaaagaaaagagttcgatATTGGCTTGTAAGAAACTTGTAGATATATCTGCAAGAAGAGGAAACCTTGATGACATAACAGTCATGATCATCAATCTTCAAAGCTTTGTAGGCAGTAATTAA